ATAACCGTGCAAATGTTAAATGTTTTGTAAGCTAAGATAATTAGCTATCCGCAGCCGGACTCAGTGGAGATTGACCAAGAAATCCCGTGAAATTTCAGCATCCGCCATCACAAACCCAAATAACACGAAACAAACGCAATCCAAGCGCGTTTCCTCCGAACGTATAAAACCCAAGTTATTGGGAATTCCAAACGCTACGGATAAAACGCCGCACACATACACTTGCTTGATAAGCTTAACTATTTAAGAATCTTGGTATCAGTCAAATACCCCCTCTGACGCCCGTAACCCAAACACGGCGGGGGGCGGAGGAGCTCACGAAGCGTGGCGCATTAATGAACACGTTGCGACCCGCTGGTCACAAGTTTGTACGGAGCACGGCCCCACTCACACACACTCACCTTCTGTATCTACACTCCTGTACTGACGCTCTACACAGACAATATTCACACACTACTGAATTTACTAGCGATTTTCGAAGAATCGCCGTCAATATCGGGCGGCAGCTTCACGCACACTGGCAAACCCGTGCGCATGCGCGATAAACTCTATAAAACACGGACGCTATCTCGGTGACGCCACATTCTGTACCAAGCATTCAGAGAGACACCACGCTAGTTTGACTCGCAAAGTTGTGAAATCATTGTGACATAAACTTCGataagttgaagagtttgtgaACCCTTTTGGATTGCATAATACTGGAGTTTTTTTGGATTGGAGTGAAGTGTTTGTGATAATTCCTCACGAGGATTACACAGTGTTGAAAATCAGTGATCAGTTTGAGTTGAAGAGCATTAAACTGTCTAACATAATGTACAAGGATTCAGTTGTTCCCGTTAAAGCTGAAACGTTCAGCGGCATGGCTGCCAAAAGGTAACTATTGCAACGTTATGCAATTCTAAATTACTGCTTTTTAAAGTCCCCAAGTCAAATTAGAAATTAATGATCATAATTTTGTCACAGTGGTCTGAGAACATTAGTAAATGGTTCAATTACAAGTTCCTTTCAAACTCCAAATTTTTGTACAACTGGTTAAGTTCTAACTTTATTAAAATCCGTAAAAATCTTAAGGACCCTTCAGGACCAATcagatgaaaaaataaatcaaaacttaACTTTGACCCAGAAAAGCGATCATTCAAACCTTGGCAACCATTCTTTCATAGACCCCTTTTGAGTTTCTTAAGCAACGTAactaataaaacatgtttttcctCAGCCCAATAAGTCAATGCATCAAAACGGTGCTGCGACGAGCATGTGTGGAGAAACGACTGACGGTCGGCCTCCTGCCTGCTATCCAGTACCTCTCCAAGAACAGCAACCGAGCCCTCTTCTGCCTGACAGCAGAGGCTCCCCCAGGAGATAGTGCGACCCACATGCAAGAAGTCCTGCTCCAGGCCTTCTGCGTCGAAAACGACATCTACGTCATTAAGGTAAATTTTAACACCGTTAACTGCATTCTTGACTCTCTCCAAACCTGTTTTAAAGGTTGTGCAATGCAAGTTTAAATTCTTTGCGCATTTTTCTCAAGAACTCTTGACGTAGGTTCAGAAACTTGTTATTAACTTATTTTGTAGCATTCAGATCTTTTAAGATACGATTTTGCACTAGAAAATGTTAGCAATGTCTATAAGTTCTATTTGCTTAAGATATAAGAACAATGGTATTAACAAACTATCTGTTTTGTCTACAGGTTGACTCGGAAACAAAGTTGCGCAAACTTCTCGGCTGCTGCGGATCTTCAATGGACTTTAGCTGCGTGTTGGTCCACTATCCATATACAGACCCCTTCAGCGACAGCCAGGAGTTCGACTTCTCGACATTGTCGGACACCGAGAGAGATCTTATCGAGCACTGTGAGATGAACTGGGGATATTCACAGACCCCCGTCATTAAGTTGCCCGAGAAGTGAAACCGTCGAAAGCATCATGTtcttggaaaaaaaaatatggaaaaaaaattaacacgACCAAGTAGGTTCGTTTGCCATTTCGGCCATGTTGGCTGTGGCTTCGGCGTGTAGCGCCATCTTTTGTCTAGTAGTTACAATTACGTCTGTTAGAGCGTTGTACCAGTGAGTACCATGTGATTAAACTGTTGAATGTTATTCAAGGTATTTCTAACTTGTAAGGTTTGTATTGTAACTTGTAGTCTATTTGTAATGTATAGAGAATAGACAGTATGACTTCGGCAACTATGCCAtaaaatgtacaaaagaaaaaaatattccgatTGTGAATTGTGAATAGTAAATATTGCTGATATTCGCCATGTTGGCTTGCTATGCAATTTGCATGaagttgttgaaaaaaaaaattgtttacttaTTAATATTCGGAGAAGTTCGTCGGGAGATATTGTTGGATTTTATACTTTTGTAATTTGAAAAATGTGAAagataattaattgaataagaataaatatattgttatgatataaaatgatttgttattttatcctTTACCTAACCACCAATCTAAGCAATATtattgctaaaaataaaaagtaaaattatagcCCTTGAAAGGGCTTGTGATTGATTGCAAAAAGCTGTAATTCGAAAAGATACACTTAGTAAAATGAATAAAAGATAGAATTTCACACGAATCAAGTCTGAAGGACAACTGACACgtgttagtaaaataaaaaagaaataaaaattgcaaGGTAAGTGAAAGCAAATCTGTTAAACTGCAGATAATGCAATTACAAATCAATTACCCCCAACGTAAGTGCAATGACATGGGTAATACCTAGTACTTAATAAAACTGCATAATTTGTATAATAGatttcgtaatataattttGCATAACACACATTAACGATAAAATATCGAAACA
This genomic window from Helicoverpa zea isolate HzStark_Cry1AcR chromosome 24, ilHelZeax1.1, whole genome shotgun sequence contains:
- the LOC124642250 gene encoding growth arrest and DNA damage-inducible protein GADD45 alpha gives rise to the protein MYKDSVVPVKAETFSGMAAKSPISQCIKTVLRRACVEKRLTVGLLPAIQYLSKNSNRALFCLTAEAPPGDSATHMQEVLLQAFCVENDIYVIKVDSETKLRKLLGCCGSSMDFSCVLVHYPYTDPFSDSQEFDFSTLSDTERDLIEHCEMNWGYSQTPVIKLPEK